One segment of Procambarus clarkii isolate CNS0578487 chromosome 1, FALCON_Pclarkii_2.0, whole genome shotgun sequence DNA contains the following:
- the LOC138363413 gene encoding uncharacterized protein has product MSTGVESYMSMFADDAKLMRRVATDEDCRILQEDLNKLQRWSEKWLLEFNTSKCKVMEMGLGDRRPKGQYTMEGNYFPVTILERDLGEDVTPNLTLEAHINRISTTAYSTLAKVRKSFRNLRKEEFRALYTANVRPVLE; this is encoded by the coding sequence atgtctacaggagtcgagtcctatatgtcgatgttcgcggatgatgcgAAATTAATGAGGCGAGTTGCGACAGATGAGGACTGTAGgatactccaagaggacttgaacaagctgcagagatggtcggagaaatggctactggaattcaacacgagcaagtgtaaagttatggaaatgggactaggtgacaggagaccaaagggtcagtacacaatgGAGGGAAACTACTTTCCTGTGACGATTCTAGAAAGGGACCTGGGAGAggacgtaacaccaaatctaacccttgaggcacatataaatcggATATCGACAACAGCGTACTCTACTCTAGCAAAAGTTAGAAAGTCATTTAGAAACCTTAGAAAGGAGGAATTCAGAGCACTTTACACTGccaacgtgagaccagtcttagagtaa